In Candidatus Thermoplasmatota archaeon, the sequence GATGGTTTTGTTGAAAAAATCTGTAAAAAAGCTTGTTGAATTATGATTTTTTCTGTTTGCTGTGCGTGATTCTCACAGCAAAATGAGACGTTATGCTGAATTTATGGATTCATTTCGGGATGTAGCCAGATCAGTCGATAATTATAAATAGCATCTCAACATACCGCGTTAAATCAAAACGATATACTCTTTTGTCAATCGAGGTGATCGGATGCATACGATAGATAACTATAAGAAAATTAAACCAGAAAACTGCGCTTGCTGCGGAAAAAATTTTGAAAGCAACGAGATGAAGGTCAGCTATGATTTTGAGCATTTCTACTGCATTCAGTGTGATGATAATCGGCAAACACTAGCAGCACATGCTACTTGTTCATAAAGTAGAGCAATTACCTTTTTTAATTAAAGCATGGACTGTTTGTACAAGACGCATTACATCATCTTCTTTGGTCTGAAATGAACAGACAAAGCGGATCTCTGATGTTCTGCTGTTGAACATATGGAAAAAATATTTTTTTTGTAATACGGTTATGATTTTCTTTGGAAGCACTGCAAAGACCATATTTGCTTGAATTTTCTGGGTGATTTTTACAGAGGGAATTTCAGCTAATTTTTCTCCAAGAAGTTGTGCCATCTTGTTTGCATGTGTCGCATTGTGCAACCAGAGATTATCGGTCATGAGTGCATCAAATTGAACAGCGATGAACCTCATTTTTGAAGCAAGTTGCATACCTTGCTTTCGGATATATCCAAAATTTTGAGCGAAATTTTTTTGAAAAAAAATGACAGCTTCACCAAACATTAGGCCATTTTTCGTGCCGCCAAAAGAAAGGACATCTACACCAGCATCACCAGAAATTTCAGCAAGCGACGTTTGTAAAAAAGCAGCAGCGTTACTAAGTCGTGCCCCATCCATATGAAGAATCATCCCTTTTGAATGGATAAAATCAGCGAGTGTTTTGATCTCATTAGATGTATACACAGTTCCTTGTTCTGTTGCCTGAGTTATCGAAACAACATGAGGTTGCGCCATATGGACATCATCATGCTCAACCAGATAAGGTTTTAGTAGATCGACGGTGAGTTTTCCATCAGGTGTAGGAACAATCGTAAGTTTACAACCAATGAAATGTTCAGGACCACAACATTCATGAACGTTAAGATGTGCGGTTTCCGCGCATAGAACACTCTGAAAGGATTGTGTTACATTTTTTAATCCTAGAATGTTTGCTGCGGTTCCATTGTACACAAAAAAGATATCAGCTTTTTGTCCCAAAATTTTTTTTAATTTTTTTATTGCCCTCTCAGTATAAGGATCATCACCATAAGCAACTGCGTATCCGGTATTTGCAGCATGCAGAGCTGATAGAATATTGGGATGAACTCCTGCGTGATTATCGCTTCCAAAACCATCAAATCGAGTCATACATCCTGCAAAGATACTGTGTTATAAAAAATCTTCTTAGCTAATTATTCTTTCAAAAGAAATTAAATTCTTTTGTATTCTTTTCTCAATCTAGATGTATAAAGAGGATCTTTCTACAAGGATCAATTTCTTTACCTCATCTCGGATGCGTTGATATTGGACTGAAGATGCAGAAACTGGGGTAATGATCAACGCCCGGGGTTTATGACTGAAATACTGCCAGTTTTTATTTATGACATCAAATAAACCACTCGTTAGATATCCTAAAAAAGACTACGCGAGACTAATTGATTCTGATTCATATTTAAGAATTATTGATTAACAAAGTCAAGCAATGGTAAAGTTTTTATAGAAGTGTATATATATCTATTTTATATAATAACAAAAATGGAGGTAGGAACCTATGGCAATAATTGGAAAAAAAGACAAATTAGCTATTCAACCAACAGAAGGAAAAACACGTGAAATTAGTGATCGAAGACCATATGATCTTTGGGCAGAAATGGACAAACTCTTCGAACAATTCCGCAGCAATTTCGACGACCTCTTCTGGAGACCTCATACTAGCCTATGGAGTTCAGGAAGTAACCAGCGACTACCTATGATGGACGTTGCAGATCTTGGCGATAAATATGAAATGAAATTAGAATTACCTGGAATACCTAAAGACAAAATCAATATTGATGTTTCTCCAACAGGAATTGAAATCTCAGCCCAGCATGAAACAAGTCACGAAGATAAAAACAAAAACTGGCTCAGACGTGAACGCAGTAGCATGAGTTTCTATAGAAACGTTGAGTTCCCAGAAGAAGTAAAAACTGATACTGTCGAAGCCGAACTAAAAGACGGGGTACTCCACTTATCTATTCCAAAGATGGAACCCAAACCCGAATATAAAACAACAAAGGTAAAAATAAAGTAAAAATTTTCTTCTATTATTTTTTAATGTGAACCCCAGGATTTTTCGACCAATACAGGTTCATCATCAATTTTATTGGGGTAATACTTAGAATTTTCTATGGTTTTTTGCCTATGATTTTTCATATACCATCTCACCATACTAATTTGTTA encodes:
- a CDS encoding low specificity L-threonine aldolase; this encodes MTRFDGFGSDNHAGVHPNILSALHAANTGYAVAYGDDPYTERAIKKLKKILGQKADIFFVYNGTAANILGLKNVTQSFQSVLCAETAHLNVHECCGPEHFIGCKLTIVPTPDGKLTVDLLKPYLVEHDDVHMAQPHVVSITQATEQGTVYTSNEIKTLADFIHSKGMILHMDGARLSNAAAFLQTSLAEISGDAGVDVLSFGGTKNGLMFGEAVIFFQKNFAQNFGYIRKQGMQLASKMRFIAVQFDALMTDNLWLHNATHANKMAQLLGEKLAEIPSVKITQKIQANMVFAVLPKKIITVLQKKYFFHMFNSRTSEIRFVCSFQTKEDDVMRLVQTVHALIKKGNCSTL
- a CDS encoding Hsp20/alpha crystallin family protein; translation: MAIIGKKDKLAIQPTEGKTREISDRRPYDLWAEMDKLFEQFRSNFDDLFWRPHTSLWSSGSNQRLPMMDVADLGDKYEMKLELPGIPKDKINIDVSPTGIEISAQHETSHEDKNKNWLRRERSSMSFYRNVEFPEEVKTDTVEAELKDGVLHLSIPKMEPKPEYKTTKVKIK